A stretch of Ectothiorhodospiraceae bacterium BW-2 DNA encodes these proteins:
- the clpS gene encoding ATP-dependent Clp protease adapter ClpS gives MAESDGDGDGEYDDGFVVEAIRPKLKKPPLYRVVLLNDDYTPMEFVVHVLQVFFNKNREEATQIMWKVHTEGRGVCGLFTYDIAETKVSQVNNYARKHEHPLLSMLEAE, from the coding sequence ATGGCGGAGAGTGACGGAGACGGAGACGGAGAGTATGACGACGGCTTTGTGGTCGAGGCGATCCGACCGAAGCTAAAAAAGCCGCCGCTCTATCGGGTGGTATTATTGAACGATGACTATACTCCGATGGAGTTTGTCGTCCATGTACTACAGGTGTTTTTTAACAAAAACCGCGAAGAGGCAACTCAGATTATGTGGAAAGTTCACACTGAAGGGAGAGGCGTTTGTGGTCTTTTTACCTACGATATAGCGGAGACTAAGGTCAGTCAGGTCAATAATTATGCTAGAAAACATGAGCATCCATTATTATCGATGCTGGAGGCGGAGTAG
- a CDS encoding radical SAM protein has protein sequence MTDKTPASTYAYELHGSCYLNITSECTLRCRFCPKYHHTWQVQQYDLALKQEPELAQVLQAVGDASRYREIVFCGLGEPTQRLSLLLQVATELKLRYGSTIRVNTDGLANLLYHRDVTAQMAAVVDAVSISLNGQNSTVYERHTRPKREGTYPAMLDFARAAKAAGMAVTLTAIDGLEGLDIEACRKIAEEEIGVSFRRRVLDEVG, from the coding sequence GTGACCGATAAAACTCCCGCCTCGACCTACGCCTATGAGCTGCATGGTAGCTGCTATCTCAACATTACCAGCGAGTGCACGCTTCGTTGCCGTTTCTGCCCTAAATATCACCACACTTGGCAGGTGCAGCAGTACGATTTAGCCCTCAAACAGGAGCCTGAGCTAGCGCAAGTGCTGCAGGCGGTGGGGGATGCTAGTCGTTATCGGGAGATAGTCTTTTGTGGCTTAGGGGAGCCGACCCAGCGGCTGTCGCTACTGCTGCAGGTAGCGACAGAGCTAAAGTTGCGCTACGGCTCGACGATTCGGGTCAATACTGACGGCTTGGCGAATCTGCTCTACCATCGGGATGTCACAGCTCAAATGGCCGCTGTGGTCGATGCGGTATCGATATCGCTTAATGGTCAAAATAGCACCGTTTATGAGCGCCATACCCGCCCTAAGCGGGAGGGCACCTATCCGGCGATGCTCGACTTTGCCCGTGCCGCCAAAGCGGCAGGGATGGCGGTGACGCTAACCGCCATCGACGGTCTGGAGGGGCTTGATATCGAAGCGTGCCGTAAAATTGCCGAGGAGGAGATTGGGGTCAGTTTTCGGCGGCGGGTGCTGGATGAGGTTGGGTAG